One region of Chlamydiota bacterium genomic DNA includes:
- a CDS encoding DUF4340 domain-containing protein encodes MKFRSTILLLAVALGIGAYIWFVEKSQLSTDEREEKEKLVFSVKADEIDRVELVRERDPVVLSKAADGAWNLEKPLQYRADKGQVLAILRRIEGLRSERVIPAAETDEKKIEEFGLHAPRITARFWASGRETGIALGADTPLGDTAYVRVEGAADVHVVPKGLHAALDKQLGDLRDRTVIEFDQADLTKLVVTRGGKQVELARDGEGWRIVSPLSGAADPDKVNALLRKIRTLRARDFADDDPKDLGRYGLAAPEADIALTGKDGVPAGTIIFGAEGEKGVRYVRTVGRDAILTVGGEVLKDVVSDADALRDRKVTRIPEAQLREVRVEHGGATLALAREGARWEIREPEKNDADAASCAALVKAIADLTVLDFVAEPAEDPARYGLGGEALSVTLKTAAGDEEKILVGARYARGKKVYVTRGKGDEILGVSAEFLDWCATDPLRYMDRRVIDFSAPAARKVAISGRGIANTVCEKEGPLWLLREPEKGTADAAAVTGITTALSGLNALELVARSPKDLKRYGLDAPSLEVSVECDKAGSRETTTLKVGRKTKDGAFYAMCEGGDLVFTIPSSLEESLRADLALKPPAAAPVAEPEAVEGGE; translated from the coding sequence ATGAAATTCCGATCCACGATTCTGCTGCTGGCCGTGGCGCTCGGCATCGGCGCCTACATCTGGTTCGTCGAGAAGTCGCAGCTCTCGACCGACGAGCGGGAGGAGAAGGAGAAGCTCGTCTTCTCCGTCAAGGCCGACGAGATCGACCGGGTCGAACTCGTCCGCGAAAGGGACCCGGTCGTTCTCTCGAAGGCTGCGGACGGCGCCTGGAACCTCGAGAAGCCGCTGCAGTACCGCGCTGACAAGGGCCAGGTCCTCGCCATCCTGCGCCGCATCGAGGGGTTGAGAAGCGAACGGGTCATCCCCGCGGCCGAGACCGACGAGAAGAAGATCGAGGAGTTCGGCCTGCACGCCCCCCGCATCACCGCCCGCTTCTGGGCCTCGGGCAGGGAGACGGGCATCGCCCTCGGCGCGGACACCCCGCTCGGCGATACCGCCTACGTGCGCGTCGAGGGGGCCGCGGATGTGCATGTCGTGCCCAAGGGGCTCCATGCCGCCCTCGACAAGCAGCTCGGGGACCTGCGTGACCGGACGGTGATCGAGTTCGACCAGGCGGATCTGACGAAGCTGGTCGTCACGCGCGGCGGGAAGCAGGTCGAGCTCGCCCGGGACGGGGAGGGGTGGAGGATCGTCTCCCCGCTCTCCGGGGCGGCGGACCCGGACAAGGTGAACGCGCTCCTCCGCAAGATCCGCACACTCCGCGCGCGCGATTTCGCGGACGACGATCCGAAGGATCTCGGGAGATACGGCCTCGCCGCCCCCGAGGCGGACATCGCCCTCACGGGGAAGGACGGGGTCCCTGCGGGGACGATCATCTTCGGCGCGGAGGGGGAGAAGGGCGTGCGCTACGTCCGCACGGTCGGGCGCGACGCGATCCTCACCGTGGGCGGCGAGGTGCTGAAGGACGTCGTCTCGGACGCCGATGCGCTGCGGGACCGGAAGGTGACGCGCATCCCCGAGGCGCAGCTGCGCGAGGTGCGGGTGGAACACGGCGGCGCGACGCTCGCCCTGGCCAGGGAAGGGGCGCGCTGGGAGATCCGCGAGCCCGAAAAGAACGACGCGGACGCGGCCTCGTGCGCCGCCCTCGTCAAGGCGATCGCGGACCTGACGGTCCTCGATTTCGTCGCCGAGCCGGCGGAGGACCCGGCGAGGTACGGCCTCGGCGGGGAGGCCCTCTCGGTGACGCTCAAGACGGCCGCCGGGGACGAAGAGAAGATCCTCGTCGGCGCGAGGTACGCGCGCGGCAAGAAGGTCTACGTCACGCGCGGGAAGGGAGACGAGATCCTCGGCGTGAGCGCGGAGTTCCTCGACTGGTGCGCGACCGACCCGCTCAGGTACATGGACAGGCGGGTCATCGACTTCAGCGCCCCCGCCGCGCGCAAGGTCGCCATCTCGGGGCGCGGGATCGCGAACACGGTCTGCGAGAAGGAGGGCCCCCTCTGGCTTCTCCGCGAGCCGGAGAAGGGGACCGCCGACGCCGCCGCGGTGACGGGCATCACGACCGCCCTCTCGGGTCTCAACGCGCTCGAACTCGTCGCCCGCTCGCCCAAGGACCTGAAGCGCTACGGCCTCGACGCCCCCTCGCTGGAGGTGTCGGTCGAGTGCGACAAGGCCGGCTCGCGCGAGACCACGACGCTCAAGGTCGGCAGGAAGACGAAGGACGGCGCCTTCTACGCGATGTGCGAGGGCGGCGATCTCGTCTTCACCATCCCGTCCTCGCTGGAGGAGTCGCTGCGCGCCGACCTGGCGCTGAAACCCCCCGCCGCCGCGCCCGTCGCGGAACCGGAAGCCGTCGAGGGCGGGGAGTAG
- a CDS encoding MBL fold metallo-hydrolase, translating to MTPSPAPGAPAASASPGAPADSVSKDAAAPAPLRIHFIDVGHGDACLIQTPRGNQILIDGGSAEIADALVRYLREAGVKRLALLVATHPHSDHIGGLPAVLRAFDVETVFDSGKRHPTAAYRDYLEAVQSRPKARFTLARAGQSYRVDDVRIDVLNPGEPLPSDVNDCSVVCRLSYGDFSIMLAGDVGVEEERRILRQRRVPLGSTVLKVAHHGSTTSTSAPFLRAVAPKVALISCKERDSQQWAPKVVQPLKARGVRIYRTDHDGTIIIESDGNGYTVKTLGEGLDEAPMRR from the coding sequence GTGACGCCGTCCCCGGCCCCCGGCGCCCCCGCCGCCTCCGCGTCTCCCGGCGCGCCCGCCGACTCCGTCTCAAAAGACGCCGCCGCGCCGGCCCCCCTTCGGATCCACTTCATCGACGTGGGGCACGGCGACGCCTGCCTGATCCAGACCCCGCGCGGCAACCAGATCCTCATCGACGGCGGTTCCGCCGAGATCGCCGACGCGCTCGTGCGGTATCTGCGGGAAGCGGGCGTGAAGCGCCTCGCCTTGCTCGTCGCCACGCACCCGCACTCCGACCATATCGGGGGCCTCCCCGCGGTGCTGCGCGCATTCGATGTGGAGACGGTTTTCGACTCCGGCAAGCGGCACCCCACGGCCGCCTACCGGGACTACCTCGAGGCGGTGCAATCGAGGCCGAAGGCCCGGTTCACGCTCGCGCGCGCGGGCCAGAGCTACCGGGTGGACGACGTCCGCATCGACGTGTTGAATCCCGGAGAACCGCTCCCCTCGGACGTGAACGACTGCTCCGTCGTCTGCCGGCTCTCCTACGGCGACTTCAGCATCATGCTCGCCGGGGACGTGGGAGTGGAGGAGGAACGGAGGATCCTGCGGCAGCGGCGCGTGCCCCTCGGCAGCACCGTGCTCAAGGTCGCCCACCACGGCAGCACGACCTCGACCTCCGCGCCGTTTCTGCGCGCGGTGGCCCCCAAAGTCGCCCTGATCAGCTGCAAGGAGCGCGATTCCCAGCAGTGGGCGCCGAAGGTGGTCCAGCCCCTCAAAGCCCGTGGGGTGAGGATCTACCGCACCGACCACGACGGCACAATCATCATCGAGAGCGACGGCAACGGGTACACGGTCAAGACGCTCGGCGAGGGGCTCGACGAGGCGCCGATGCGGCGGTAG
- a CDS encoding histidine triad nucleotide-binding protein, translating to MNDCLFCAIARKELACDIVHEDDEFLVFKDIQPQAPIHLLIIPKKHIPGAAEIAAEDAPLVGRIVAFSKQLAERCAISRRGFRLVVNSGSDAGQAVDHLHVHFLGGRRLGWPPG from the coding sequence ATGAACGACTGCCTGTTCTGCGCCATCGCGCGAAAGGAGCTGGCGTGCGATATCGTCCACGAGGACGACGAGTTCCTCGTCTTCAAGGACATCCAGCCCCAGGCGCCGATCCATCTCCTCATTATCCCGAAGAAGCATATCCCCGGCGCGGCGGAGATCGCGGCCGAGGACGCGCCCCTCGTCGGCCGGATCGTCGCCTTCTCGAAGCAGCTCGCGGAGCGGTGTGCGATCTCGCGGCGCGGCTTTCGCCTCGTCGTGAACTCGGGCTCCGACGCGGGCCAGGCGGTCGACCACCTCCACGTCCATTTCCTCGGCGGGAGAAGGCTCGGCTGGCCGCCGGGCTGA
- a CDS encoding CinA family protein, with protein sequence MSERIETRVGRLLRDRGLTLAVAESCTGGLICHRLTQVPGCSAYFLGGAVAYHNAVKIALLGVAATTLARDGAVSAETAAEMARGARRVFGADAAVAATGIAGPAGGSETKPVGLVYLAVAHGGGVTVRRRLFNGSRSAIKSRAAEAALGLLRECLRATRKAGVRHAKAGGRTPAGGRRKAPPGRRRAG encoded by the coding sequence ATGTCAGAGCGCATCGAGACGCGCGTCGGCCGCCTGCTTCGCGACAGGGGCCTCACGCTGGCTGTCGCGGAGTCCTGCACCGGGGGGCTGATCTGTCATCGGCTCACGCAGGTGCCGGGATGCTCCGCCTATTTCCTCGGCGGAGCGGTCGCCTACCACAACGCCGTCAAGATCGCCCTCCTCGGCGTCGCCGCGACGACGCTGGCGCGTGACGGCGCGGTGAGCGCCGAGACCGCCGCGGAGATGGCGCGGGGTGCGCGGCGGGTCTTCGGCGCGGACGCGGCCGTCGCGGCCACGGGGATCGCCGGGCCGGCGGGAGGGAGCGAGACGAAACCGGTCGGCCTCGTCTACCTCGCCGTGGCGCACGGCGGCGGCGTGACCGTGCGCAGGCGTCTCTTCAACGGATCCCGCTCCGCGATCAAGTCCCGCGCGGCGGAGGCGGCCCTCGGCCTGCTGAGGGAGTGCCTGCGGGCGACCAGAAAAGCCGGCGTCCGCCACGCGAAGGCGGGCGGCCGGACGCCCGCCGGCGGGAGGCGGAAGGCCCCTCCGGGGCGGAGGCGCGCGGGATGA
- the thpR gene encoding RNA 2',3'-cyclic phosphodiesterase has protein sequence MTQRLFVAIEIGDVGKRALGRIQSRLRRLLPSVRWVKPDTVHLTLRFIGDTDESRVGDAADALARAAAGCAPFDFTLRGVGAFPDARRPRVLWIGVEEPGGSLAALADRLNARLSAAGFPPEERPFSPHITIGRIRDRAGGDCVSALSPLHDEPAARARASEACLFRSALTPAGPIHTVLCRVPFNG, from the coding sequence ATGACGCAGCGCCTGTTTGTCGCCATCGAGATCGGAGACGTGGGGAAGAGGGCGCTGGGGCGCATCCAATCCCGCCTGCGGCGTCTCCTCCCCTCCGTGCGCTGGGTCAAGCCCGACACCGTCCACCTCACGTTGAGGTTCATCGGCGACACGGACGAGAGCCGGGTGGGGGATGCCGCGGATGCGCTCGCCCGCGCCGCGGCAGGATGCGCCCCGTTCGACTTCACCCTGCGCGGGGTGGGCGCCTTCCCCGACGCGAGGCGGCCCCGCGTGCTCTGGATCGGCGTGGAGGAGCCGGGCGGCTCCCTCGCCGCGCTCGCCGATCGTCTGAACGCCCGCCTCTCCGCGGCGGGATTCCCCCCCGAGGAGCGCCCGTTCAGCCCCCACATCACCATCGGGCGCATAAGGGATCGGGCGGGGGGCGACTGCGTTTCCGCGCTCTCCCCCCTGCACGACGAGCCGGCGGCCAGGGCGCGCGCCTCCGAGGCATGCCTCTTCAGGAGCGCGCTCACCCCCGCCGGGCCGATCCACACCGTTCTGTGCCGGGTCCCGTTCAACGGCTGA
- the recA gene encoding recombinase RecA encodes MAQKGEIREARADEGRGKSLEVALSQIEKQFGQGAIMKLGSAAAKVSVPSISTGALSVDIALGIGGVPRGRIIEIFGPESSGKTTLAMTIAANAQRAGGTAAFIDAEHAFDASYAQKLGLNLDNLLISQPGCGEEALNIAEMLVRSNAVDIVVVDTVAALVPKAEIEGEMGDSHVGLQARLMSQALRKLTAIINQSKTCCIFINQLREKIGVMFGNPETTPGGRALKFYSSVRLDVRRIESYKNSQGQIYGNRVRVKVVKNKMAPPFRTGEFDILFNEGISREGSILDVGVEQGVLEKKGAWFLYGNEKLGQGRDAARTTLKENHKLAKEITDAIKKKLDLR; translated from the coding sequence ATGGCGCAGAAAGGCGAGATCAGGGAAGCGAGGGCGGACGAGGGAAGGGGCAAGTCGCTCGAGGTGGCCCTGTCGCAGATCGAGAAGCAGTTCGGCCAGGGCGCCATCATGAAGCTCGGCAGCGCGGCGGCCAAGGTGAGCGTCCCGTCGATCTCCACGGGGGCGCTCTCGGTGGACATCGCCCTGGGGATCGGCGGGGTGCCGCGCGGGAGGATCATCGAGATCTTCGGTCCCGAGTCGTCCGGCAAGACCACCCTCGCCATGACCATCGCGGCCAACGCCCAGCGGGCGGGGGGGACCGCCGCCTTCATCGACGCCGAGCACGCGTTCGACGCCTCGTACGCGCAGAAACTCGGGCTCAACCTCGACAACCTCCTCATCTCGCAACCCGGCTGCGGCGAGGAGGCGCTGAACATCGCGGAGATGCTCGTCCGGAGCAACGCCGTCGACATCGTCGTGGTGGACACGGTCGCGGCGCTCGTCCCCAAGGCCGAGATCGAGGGCGAGATGGGCGACTCGCACGTCGGGCTCCAGGCGCGGCTGATGTCCCAGGCGCTCAGGAAGCTGACCGCGATCATCAACCAGTCCAAGACCTGCTGCATCTTCATCAACCAGCTCCGGGAGAAGATCGGCGTGATGTTCGGCAACCCCGAGACCACCCCCGGCGGCCGGGCGCTGAAGTTCTACTCGTCCGTGCGCCTCGACGTCCGCAGGATCGAGAGCTACAAGAACAGCCAGGGGCAGATCTACGGCAACCGCGTCAGGGTGAAGGTGGTGAAGAACAAGATGGCGCCGCCGTTCCGCACCGGCGAGTTCGACATCCTGTTCAACGAGGGGATCTCGCGCGAGGGGTCGATCCTGGACGTTGGCGTCGAGCAGGGGGTCCTGGAGAAGAAGGGGGCCTGGTTCCTCTACGGGAACGAGAAGCTGGGGCAGGGCCGGGACGCGGCGCGCACCACCCTGAAGGAGAACCACAAGCTGGCGAAGGAGATCACGGACGCGATCAAGAAGAAACTCGATCTGAGATGA
- a CDS encoding trypsin-like serine protease: MKRYVLTLALMVLCAAALVVAVAFYQPAGGAGGRAKTGAPPARAAHAQPLPEKPIEEIVESVGPAVVALNTTERRLIRARFRDPLFQFFWGGEDFIAEREGIGSAVIFDAEGYALTNEHVVGGAQEIEAILSDGRQVRAEICAVDRAHDLALIRLEARGLPVAELGGSGDLQVGQAVLAFGNPFGTASRSAQPSVTFGVISGLQRNIRVERGRFYRDLIQTDAAINLGNNGGPLVDMTGRVIGLNTLIVTSSGASTGVGFAIPTDLVRERLDDLRGECGRVGRTKRRR; this comes from the coding sequence ATGAAGCGGTACGTGCTGACGCTCGCCCTGATGGTGCTCTGCGCCGCGGCGCTCGTGGTGGCGGTGGCGTTCTACCAGCCGGCGGGCGGGGCGGGCGGCCGGGCGAAAACCGGCGCCCCGCCGGCGCGCGCGGCGCACGCGCAGCCGCTCCCCGAGAAGCCGATCGAGGAGATCGTGGAGTCGGTGGGGCCGGCGGTGGTGGCGCTCAACACGACCGAGAGGAGGCTGATCAGGGCGCGGTTCCGGGACCCGCTCTTCCAGTTTTTCTGGGGAGGGGAGGATTTCATCGCCGAGCGCGAGGGGATCGGGTCGGCGGTCATCTTCGACGCCGAGGGCTACGCGCTGACGAACGAGCACGTGGTGGGCGGCGCGCAGGAGATCGAGGCGATCCTCTCCGACGGCAGGCAGGTCCGGGCGGAGATCTGCGCCGTCGACCGCGCGCACGACCTCGCCCTTATCCGGCTGGAGGCGCGGGGGCTGCCCGTCGCGGAGCTGGGCGGTTCCGGCGACCTGCAGGTCGGGCAGGCGGTGCTGGCGTTCGGCAATCCGTTCGGGACCGCCTCCAGGAGCGCGCAGCCGTCGGTCACGTTCGGGGTGATCAGCGGGCTCCAGCGCAACATCAGGGTCGAGCGCGGGCGCTTCTACCGGGACCTCATCCAGACCGACGCGGCGATCAACCTCGGCAACAACGGGGGACCGCTGGTGGACATGACGGGGAGGGTGATCGGGTTGAACACGTTGATCGTCACCTCCTCGGGCGCCTCCACCGGGGTGGGGTTCGCCATCCCGACGGATCTTGTCCGGGAGCGCCTCGACGATCTGCGGGGGGAGTGCGGCCGCGTCGGGAGGACGAAGCGCCGGCGATGA
- the alaS gene encoding alanine--tRNA ligase: MNANEIRLQFVDYFKALGHRHVPSAPLVPADDPTLLFTNAGMNQFKDVFLGVGTRDYTRAVNSQKCMRVSGKHNDLEDVGVDTYHHTFFEMLGNWSFGDYYKREAIGWAWRLLTRDWKIAPERLWATVYEKDEEAARIWAAETEIGEGRILPFGEKDNFWEMAETGPCGPCSEIHIDMGPRHCRRGGEPGHRCAVNGGCGRFIEIWNLVFIQYNRDGTGALHELPQRHVDTGMGFERLVAVLQGADSNYATDLFVPVIKAVEEASGRRYGSDDSSGTAFRAIADHARALSFAIADGALPSNEGRGYVLRMILRRAVRYGRTLGLEEPFLHALVPVVAETMGGAYPELRQHLEHVRRVILSEEERFRTTLTYGLELLTEIVRRVAERGEKRIRGEEVFKLYDTYGFPADLTALIAREQGLSIDTESFETLMEEQKERARASWKAAPAAGVPPVYREIARRLAATRFCGYRLTAADATVAAIVRDGAEVEGLAEGEEGELVLDETPFYAESGGQVGDRGKIGGGEGAALVSETRAPLPGLVVHRAKIVAGTMRRGAKVRAEVDAGRRGETARCHTATHLLQNALRQVLGEHVKQAGSLVEAGRLRFDFTHFTAMTPREVERVEELVNARIRENAPVETYELPFEEARSRGIIAIFGERYGDTVRVIDVGGYSRELCGGTHVRAAGDIGLFTILGESSVAAGVRRIEALCGEAAWRLARRRAAQVREIAALFRTDAESVVERVETLRREHAQLKKAASREGPAKGAFDAAALAGRARDAGGAPLVAAALDGFGADALRGAADRLLQALKSGVVVLGAVQDGKAQLVCMATDDVVARGLNAGAVVKELAGIVGGRGGGRPRMAQAGGPRPEKLGEALAKAPALVERMLREAHR, translated from the coding sequence ATGAACGCCAACGAGATACGCCTGCAATTCGTGGACTATTTCAAGGCCCTCGGGCACCGCCACGTGCCGAGCGCGCCGCTCGTGCCCGCCGACGACCCGACGCTGCTCTTCACGAACGCGGGGATGAACCAGTTCAAGGACGTCTTCCTCGGCGTCGGGACGCGGGACTACACGCGCGCGGTCAACTCGCAGAAGTGCATGCGCGTCTCCGGGAAGCACAACGACCTCGAGGACGTCGGCGTCGACACCTACCACCACACCTTCTTCGAGATGCTGGGGAACTGGTCGTTCGGCGACTACTACAAGCGCGAGGCGATCGGGTGGGCGTGGCGGCTCCTCACCCGCGACTGGAAAATCGCCCCGGAGCGGCTCTGGGCGACCGTCTACGAGAAGGACGAGGAGGCGGCGCGGATCTGGGCCGCGGAGACCGAAATCGGGGAGGGGCGCATCCTGCCGTTCGGCGAGAAGGACAACTTCTGGGAGATGGCGGAGACGGGGCCCTGCGGTCCCTGCTCCGAGATCCACATCGACATGGGGCCGCGGCACTGCCGGCGGGGCGGCGAGCCGGGGCACCGCTGCGCGGTGAACGGCGGCTGCGGCCGTTTCATCGAGATCTGGAACCTGGTCTTCATCCAGTACAACCGCGACGGGACCGGGGCGCTGCACGAGCTGCCCCAGCGGCACGTCGACACCGGGATGGGCTTCGAGCGCCTGGTGGCGGTGCTGCAGGGGGCGGACTCGAACTACGCGACCGACCTGTTCGTCCCCGTCATCAAGGCGGTCGAGGAGGCGTCGGGTCGGCGGTACGGTTCCGACGATTCCTCGGGGACGGCGTTCAGGGCGATCGCCGACCACGCGCGCGCCCTCAGCTTCGCCATCGCCGACGGGGCGCTGCCGTCCAACGAAGGGCGCGGCTACGTGCTGCGGATGATCCTCAGGCGCGCCGTCCGCTACGGGCGCACGCTCGGCCTCGAGGAGCCGTTTTTGCACGCGCTGGTTCCGGTCGTCGCGGAGACGATGGGCGGGGCGTACCCCGAACTCCGGCAGCATCTCGAGCACGTGCGCCGGGTCATCCTCTCCGAGGAGGAGCGGTTCCGCACCACGCTCACCTACGGCCTCGAGCTGCTCACCGAGATCGTCCGGCGCGTCGCGGAGCGCGGCGAGAAACGGATACGGGGCGAGGAGGTCTTCAAGCTGTACGACACCTACGGCTTCCCGGCCGATCTGACGGCGCTGATCGCGCGCGAGCAGGGGCTCTCGATCGACACCGAGTCGTTCGAAACGCTGATGGAGGAGCAGAAGGAGCGCGCGCGGGCGTCGTGGAAGGCGGCGCCCGCCGCGGGCGTGCCGCCGGTCTACCGGGAGATCGCGCGGCGTCTCGCGGCGACACGCTTCTGCGGCTACCGCCTCACCGCCGCGGACGCGACGGTCGCGGCGATCGTCCGGGACGGGGCCGAGGTCGAGGGGCTCGCCGAGGGGGAGGAGGGGGAGCTCGTCCTCGACGAGACGCCGTTCTACGCCGAATCGGGGGGGCAGGTCGGCGACCGCGGCAAGATCGGCGGCGGGGAGGGGGCTGCGCTCGTCTCGGAGACGCGCGCCCCGCTCCCGGGCCTCGTCGTCCACCGGGCGAAGATCGTCGCCGGGACGATGCGGCGCGGGGCGAAGGTCAGGGCCGAGGTGGACGCCGGGAGGCGCGGGGAGACCGCCCGCTGCCACACCGCCACGCACCTGCTCCAGAACGCCCTGCGGCAGGTCCTCGGGGAGCACGTGAAGCAGGCCGGCTCCCTGGTCGAGGCGGGGAGGCTGCGGTTCGATTTCACGCACTTCACCGCAATGACCCCGCGCGAGGTCGAGCGGGTCGAGGAGCTCGTCAACGCGCGGATCCGGGAGAACGCGCCGGTGGAGACGTACGAGCTCCCGTTCGAGGAGGCGCGCTCCAGGGGGATCATCGCCATCTTCGGGGAGCGGTACGGCGACACGGTCCGGGTGATCGACGTGGGCGGCTACAGCAGGGAACTCTGCGGGGGGACGCACGTGCGGGCCGCCGGCGACATCGGCCTCTTCACGATCCTCGGCGAGTCGTCGGTGGCGGCGGGGGTGCGGCGGATCGAGGCGCTCTGCGGGGAGGCGGCGTGGCGGCTGGCGCGCCGGAGGGCCGCCCAGGTGCGCGAGATCGCCGCCTTGTTCAGGACGGACGCCGAGAGCGTGGTGGAACGGGTCGAGACGCTCCGGAGGGAGCACGCGCAGCTCAAGAAGGCCGCCTCCCGGGAGGGGCCCGCGAAGGGGGCCTTCGACGCGGCGGCGCTCGCCGGGAGGGCGCGCGACGCGGGCGGCGCGCCGCTCGTTGCGGCGGCGCTCGACGGGTTCGGGGCGGACGCCCTCAGGGGCGCGGCGGACCGCCTGCTCCAGGCGCTCAAGAGCGGCGTCGTCGTCTTGGGCGCCGTCCAGGACGGCAAGGCGCAGCTCGTCTGCATGGCGACCGACGACGTCGTGGCGCGCGGCCTGAACGCGGGCGCGGTCGTGAAGGAGCTCGCCGGAATCGTCGGGGGCCGCGGGGGGGGGCGCCCGCGGATGGCGCAGGCGGGCGGCCCGCGGCCGGAGAAGCTGGGCGAGGCGCTCGCGAAGGCCCCGGCCCTCGTCGAACGGATGCTGCGGGAGGCGCACAGATGA
- the hisD gene encoding histidinol dehydrogenase, with product MKRDDRADAVESAVAGIIAQVRRGGDRALVRLARRYDRARIGPGSIVVKRKEIAAARRRTGPGFARLVQRVARNIAAYHRRQMPRPEMFRNIHGAQVGWIYAPVDRVGVYIPAGSAPLVSTGLMTIVPARVAGVREIVVATPPRRDGSVDPHLLAACRELGADLVVRAGGAQAIAALAFGTRSVPRVDLIVGPGNVYVTEAKRQLYGKVGIDMTAGPSEVAVIADGRADAKFIAADLLSQAEHDPLSTAVLLTPSARLAAQVRKQLRVQARALPRIASLPGGRATGIRIKKCRSIADAVARSNLMAPEHLEIVTADPRKVLQKVRHAGAVFLGPHTPTALGDYVAGPSHVLPTGRTARFAQVLSVDTFLRRISCVRYDRRSVRRAAAAAERLAEIEGLEAHRRAVRMRWGDDAE from the coding sequence ATGAAACGGGACGACCGGGCAGACGCCGTCGAATCGGCGGTGGCGGGGATCATCGCCCAGGTGCGGCGGGGCGGGGACCGGGCGCTCGTCCGCCTGGCGCGCCGGTACGACCGCGCCCGCATCGGCCCGGGCTCCATCGTCGTGAAGCGGAAGGAGATCGCCGCGGCGCGGCGCCGGACGGGGCCGGGGTTCGCCCGCCTCGTGCAGCGCGTCGCCCGCAACATCGCCGCCTACCACCGGCGGCAGATGCCGCGCCCGGAGATGTTCCGCAACATCCACGGGGCCCAGGTCGGCTGGATCTACGCGCCGGTCGATCGGGTCGGCGTCTACATCCCCGCGGGCAGCGCGCCGCTGGTCTCCACGGGGCTGATGACCATCGTTCCCGCCCGTGTCGCCGGGGTGCGGGAGATCGTCGTGGCCACGCCGCCGCGGCGCGACGGCTCCGTCGATCCGCACCTTCTCGCCGCCTGCCGCGAGCTGGGGGCGGACCTCGTCGTGCGCGCGGGCGGCGCGCAGGCGATCGCCGCGCTCGCCTTCGGCACCCGGAGCGTCCCGCGAGTGGACCTGATCGTGGGGCCCGGCAACGTCTACGTGACCGAGGCCAAGCGCCAGCTCTACGGCAAGGTCGGGATCGACATGACGGCGGGGCCGAGCGAGGTCGCCGTCATCGCCGACGGCCGCGCGGATGCGAAATTCATCGCGGCGGACCTGCTCTCGCAGGCCGAGCACGACCCGCTGAGCACGGCGGTCCTCCTGACCCCCTCGGCCCGCCTCGCGGCGCAGGTCCGGAAGCAACTCCGCGTCCAGGCCAGGGCGCTCCCGAGGATCGCGTCGCTCCCCGGGGGGCGCGCGACGGGGATCCGGATCAAGAAATGCCGCAGCATCGCCGACGCCGTCGCCCGGTCGAACCTGATGGCGCCCGAGCATCTGGAGATCGTCACCGCCGATCCGCGGAAGGTGCTGCAGAAGGTGCGGCACGCGGGGGCGGTCTTCCTCGGGCCCCATACCCCGACCGCCCTGGGGGACTACGTCGCGGGACCGAGCCACGTGCTCCCGACGGGGAGGACGGCGCGATTCGCGCAGGTCCTGTCGGTGGACACGTTCCTGCGCCGGATAAGCTGCGTGCGCTACGACCGGAGATCGGTGCGGCGGGCGGCGGCCGCGGCGGAGCGGCTGGCGGAGATCGAGGGGCTGGAGGCGCATCGGCGGGCGGTCCGCATGCGCTGGGGCGACGACGCGGAGTGA